Proteins from a genomic interval of Pelagicoccus enzymogenes:
- a CDS encoding DUF1593 domain-containing protein, with the protein MKNIIVPLSLSCFASFLSFAADSPSNSQPANVAEKTRVIVTSDGEVDDECSLVRFLLYTNEWDVEGIITSSSQYHWQGHRWAGDDWALPYLDAYETVYPNLVKHDPEYPTPEYLRERTLLGNVKAEGEMDEITPGSQRIVEALLDTSDPRPIWLQAWGGTNTIARALKTIEESHPDRMAEVAEKIRFYFIWEQDETYQTYILPSWGQFNIPTIISDQFWAVAYQWNKILPENEQRYLRADWMKANILEGHGALCSLYQAHVPGSYGLKGDLDFTPGDFRSEGDSPAFLHTIPTGLRSLESPDYGGWGGRYTLVRGNTWLDPVQESGYEYPEGRWYTGSAWGRMYMRERFPEDQDLMDAYFKPMWRWTTALQNDFAARADWCVNSFEDANHPPVVKLAHALDLRAKPGQKVSLSANGTSDPDGDKLKYHWWQYAEADSYAGSISISNANKRNASFKVPANAAKGETIHVVCEVTDAGSPNLTRYQRVIITVE; encoded by the coding sequence ATGAAAAACATCATAGTTCCCCTCTCCCTCTCCTGTTTCGCCTCGTTCCTCAGCTTCGCTGCCGATTCCCCATCTAATAGCCAACCAGCAAACGTCGCGGAGAAGACCCGCGTCATCGTCACCAGCGACGGCGAAGTCGACGACGAATGCTCCCTCGTCCGCTTCCTTCTCTACACCAACGAATGGGACGTCGAGGGCATCATCACCTCTAGCTCGCAATACCACTGGCAGGGACATCGCTGGGCGGGCGACGACTGGGCACTGCCCTATCTCGACGCATATGAGACGGTCTACCCAAATCTCGTCAAACACGATCCAGAGTACCCAACTCCTGAATACCTCAGAGAACGCACCCTGCTCGGCAACGTGAAGGCAGAAGGCGAGATGGATGAAATAACTCCCGGGTCGCAACGCATCGTCGAAGCCCTCTTGGACACATCCGACCCACGTCCCATCTGGCTGCAAGCCTGGGGAGGTACCAACACCATCGCACGCGCCCTCAAGACCATCGAGGAGTCTCACCCCGACCGCATGGCTGAAGTAGCCGAAAAAATCCGCTTCTACTTCATTTGGGAGCAGGACGAGACCTACCAAACCTACATCCTGCCGAGTTGGGGACAGTTCAATATCCCAACCATCATCTCCGACCAATTCTGGGCCGTGGCGTACCAATGGAATAAAATCCTCCCCGAAAACGAACAACGCTACCTGCGAGCTGACTGGATGAAAGCCAATATCCTCGAAGGGCACGGTGCCCTTTGCTCACTCTACCAGGCCCACGTGCCCGGCAGCTACGGATTGAAGGGAGACCTTGACTTTACCCCGGGCGATTTCCGCTCGGAAGGCGATTCACCAGCCTTCCTGCACACCATCCCCACGGGCCTACGCAGTCTTGAGTCTCCCGATTACGGAGGTTGGGGCGGTCGCTACACCCTCGTTCGCGGCAACACATGGCTCGACCCCGTACAGGAATCTGGATACGAATACCCGGAAGGTCGCTGGTACACTGGCTCTGCTTGGGGCAGAATGTACATGCGAGAACGCTTCCCCGAAGACCAAGACCTCATGGATGCCTACTTCAAACCCATGTGGAGATGGACCACCGCCTTGCAAAACGATTTCGCAGCGAGAGCGGACTGGTGCGTCAACTCCTTCGAGGACGCCAACCACCCTCCTGTCGTCAAACTGGCCCACGCCCTCGACTTGAGGGCCAAGCCCGGGCAAAAGGTGTCGCTTAGCGCAAACGGCACGAGCGATCCAGACGGCGACAAACTCAAGTATCATTGGTGGCAATACGCCGAAGCTGACTCCTATGCGGGCTCGATCTCTATCTCCAACGCAAACAAACGAAACGCCTCCTTCAAGGTTCCAGCCAACGCCGCCAAGGGAGAAACCATACACGTCGTCTGTGAGGTCACCGATGCCGGCTCACCAAACCTGACTCGCTACCAGCGCGTCATTATCACCGTCGAATAA
- a CDS encoding nucleoside hydrolase-like domain-containing protein translates to MKFPVLKNTLLSLLASFAALAAATEKPRLFVLTDIGGDPDDRMSMVRLMTYSNHIDIEGLVATPPGGSTRPVHPKYIQDIVTAFGEVRDNLELHEPGFPSESHLRSCIASGLPLGNMEAVGEGKDSAGSELLIAATDRDDPRPLWVNVWGGPNVLAQALYKVRSTRSPEELAKFVAKLRVYAISDQDSSGPWIRKEFPELFYIVTPGVNAGGGFHHATWIAIGGDKFHGRFGGADFQLVSNEWLERNIRSKGPLGAEYPHWEYMMEGDTPSFLNLVNNGLSVPERPDWGGWGGRYELYTPRTEKWFLEPETRPIWTNVQDEVLGNDGEWHTTNHATIWRWREAYQNDFAARMDWTIKSYDEANHPPVAKLDHPAYLKAKQGERVDLSALASSDPDGDALSFHWFCYEEPGTRRMSNSRSGNKHDIVGFDQAQAHLTVKTSRVMPPGTGTMHIILAVTDHGTPRLTRYQRVIIDVE, encoded by the coding sequence ATGAAATTTCCCGTATTGAAAAATACCCTACTTAGCCTCCTCGCTAGCTTTGCCGCCCTCGCCGCGGCGACCGAAAAGCCTCGGCTTTTCGTCCTCACTGACATCGGTGGCGATCCGGACGACCGCATGTCGATGGTGCGGCTGATGACCTACTCGAACCACATCGACATCGAAGGCCTGGTCGCAACGCCTCCGGGCGGAAGCACCCGCCCGGTCCATCCGAAATACATCCAAGACATCGTCACCGCCTTCGGAGAAGTTCGCGACAACTTGGAACTGCACGAACCCGGGTTTCCAAGCGAAAGCCACCTTCGCTCCTGCATCGCCTCGGGACTGCCTCTGGGCAACATGGAAGCGGTCGGCGAAGGCAAGGACTCCGCGGGCTCCGAGCTGCTCATCGCCGCCACCGACCGCGACGATCCACGTCCCCTCTGGGTTAACGTTTGGGGCGGTCCCAACGTCCTTGCCCAAGCCTTGTACAAGGTTCGCTCCACCCGCAGCCCGGAAGAGCTCGCCAAGTTCGTCGCCAAGCTCCGCGTCTATGCCATCTCCGACCAAGACAGCAGCGGTCCCTGGATTCGCAAAGAATTTCCCGAACTCTTCTACATCGTCACCCCCGGCGTCAACGCTGGCGGCGGCTTCCACCACGCCACCTGGATCGCCATCGGCGGCGACAAGTTTCACGGCCGCTTCGGCGGAGCCGACTTCCAGCTGGTTTCCAACGAGTGGCTCGAGCGCAACATCCGCTCCAAGGGTCCGCTCGGAGCCGAGTACCCACATTGGGAATACATGATGGAGGGCGACACCCCCTCCTTCCTCAACCTCGTCAACAACGGCCTAAGCGTGCCCGAACGCCCGGACTGGGGCGGCTGGGGCGGACGCTACGAACTCTACACGCCTCGCACAGAGAAGTGGTTCCTCGAGCCGGAGACCCGCCCCATCTGGACCAACGTGCAAGACGAAGTCCTCGGCAACGACGGCGAATGGCATACCACCAACCACGCCACCATCTGGCGCTGGCGCGAAGCCTACCAAAACGATTTCGCCGCCCGCATGGACTGGACAATCAAATCCTACGATGAGGCCAACCACCCGCCTGTGGCAAAACTCGACCACCCCGCCTACCTCAAAGCCAAACAAGGAGAACGCGTGGATCTCAGCGCCCTCGCCTCCAGCGATCCCGACGGGGACGCACTCTCCTTCCATTGGTTCTGCTACGAAGAGCCCGGCACCCGTCGCATGTCCAACTCCCGCAGCGGAAACAAGCACGACATCGTCGGCTTCGACCAAGCCCAAGCCCACCTCACGGTGAAGACCAGCCGCGTCATGCCACCCGGCACCGGCACCATGCACATCATCCTCGCCGTCACCGACCACGGCACGCCACGTCTCACCCGCTACCAACGCGTAATCATCGACGTCGAGTAA
- a CDS encoding pectinesterase family protein, whose amino-acid sequence MGLLSLMFIGLSDGRAERDHYVVAADGSGEFASVQEAIDACPSNRTARFVIYIKPGTYKEKIRIPADKTMLKLVGESYQSVILTYDHHAKITSDYASTRVYANDFYAENITFQNTIDSRRGGSQAAALRVDGDRAVFYRCRMTGFQDTYYLGGNHRSYNKECIIEGTTDFIYGDGISLFEDCTIRLRKDSHITAHSQRLVDGMPVNKFGYVFKNCRIQLYPGETVTKASLGRPWREGARVAYLYCHLGEQIRPEGWSVWNQNSNHETAFFAEYRNSGPGANPSERLP is encoded by the coding sequence ATGGGATTACTCTCACTGATGTTTATCGGCCTCTCCGACGGGCGAGCTGAAAGGGATCACTACGTCGTCGCAGCCGACGGCAGCGGAGAGTTCGCAAGCGTGCAAGAAGCCATAGACGCATGTCCTAGCAACAGAACCGCTCGATTCGTCATCTACATCAAGCCGGGAACCTACAAGGAAAAGATCCGCATTCCCGCCGACAAGACCATGCTAAAGCTAGTCGGCGAATCCTACCAAAGCGTGATCCTCACCTACGATCACCATGCCAAAATTACCAGCGACTACGCGAGTACCAGAGTTTACGCCAACGACTTCTACGCTGAGAATATCACCTTCCAAAACACCATCGATAGCCGACGTGGCGGTAGCCAAGCCGCAGCCCTTCGAGTCGATGGAGACCGGGCTGTTTTCTACCGTTGTAGGATGACCGGCTTCCAAGACACCTACTATTTGGGCGGAAATCACCGTTCCTATAACAAAGAGTGTATCATAGAAGGCACTACAGACTTTATCTACGGAGACGGGATATCCCTTTTCGAAGATTGCACCATCCGTCTGCGCAAGGACTCCCACATCACCGCCCACAGCCAAAGGCTGGTCGACGGAATGCCAGTCAACAAATTCGGCTACGTATTCAAAAACTGCCGTATCCAGCTCTACCCGGGAGAGACCGTAACCAAAGCCTCTCTCGGGAGGCCTTGGAGAGAAGGGGCCCGTGTGGCATACCTATATTGCCACCTCGGCGAACAAATCAGGCCCGAAGGCTGGTCCGTCTGGAACCAAAATTCCAACCATGAAACCGCATTCTTCGCCGAATACCGCAACTCGGGGCCAGGAGCTAACCCCAGCGAACGATTGCCGTGA
- a CDS encoding LamG-like jellyroll fold domain-containing protein, whose amino-acid sequence MAFKHIHLSTTIYLLALTAHSANAQTDSIVWRLDNLESLDGNTLAVEGSPRLIDTPRGKAIEFDGVDDALILDVHPLEGWSRFTVEVVFNPYSDGPAEQRFFHMQENETDSRVMFETRIVDGSHWFLDTFIKSRQQTVVNYAQDHLHPTGKWYHAAIVVDGKTFKHYVDGKLEISQELDYVAQGDGHMSLGVRINRVNWFKGAIRTIRFTPHTLAPDVFLTAED is encoded by the coding sequence ATGGCTTTTAAACATATCCACCTTTCAACTACAATCTACCTACTCGCTCTCACGGCCCATTCCGCGAATGCCCAGACGGACTCCATCGTCTGGCGCCTCGACAATCTAGAATCGCTCGACGGCAACACACTCGCAGTGGAAGGAAGCCCTCGCCTCATCGATACGCCACGCGGCAAGGCCATCGAGTTCGACGGCGTGGACGACGCCCTTATCCTAGACGTGCATCCGCTCGAAGGGTGGTCACGCTTCACCGTTGAAGTTGTCTTCAACCCCTACTCGGACGGCCCCGCCGAACAGCGTTTCTTCCACATGCAGGAAAACGAGACGGATTCCCGCGTCATGTTCGAAACCCGAATCGTCGACGGCAGTCACTGGTTTCTCGATACATTCATCAAGTCCAGACAGCAAACAGTCGTAAACTATGCCCAGGACCATCTGCACCCAACGGGCAAGTGGTACCATGCAGCCATCGTAGTAGATGGAAAAACCTTCAAGCACTACGTCGATGGTAAACTTGAAATAAGCCAAGAGCTCGACTACGTCGCCCAAGGAGACGGCCATATGTCCCTCGGCGTCCGAATCAATCGAGTCAATTGGTTTAAAGGCGCCATCCGCACCATTCGCTTCACCCCTCACACTCTCGCCCCAGACGTATTCCTTACCGCTGAGGACTGA
- a CDS encoding DUF4038 domain-containing protein, with product MKRTIQTALSLLAISPSLQLSAADWEEHGKLEVVENAHHIQHEDGTPFLWVGDTAWGMFQQLTREEVDLYLDHRQALGFTVIQSVAHWSPHGGGIDRSPDNARNAYGHSPFTGTESEPNTAEPLVVKGGSSTRPNDYWDNADYVVEAVRKRGMYLALLPCWAAELVTGKNEYNIEEAKAYGTFLGNRYQDEPNIIWVLGGDTKAMLKGFDKNQNYHDYDNRAIYRSMAEGLAKGVTGQSPAWSKKHPAWDELFLTYHPDGDSRYNSSLWFHQDPWLDANGVEVWKEVDEVHRIMLDEYERVDPIKPSLFLEGSYEYGTYRHECGWVTPVRIRRQFYQTFFAGGAGHTYGAGPIWAMRGSEGDYNCGYTWQQALDFPGARQVAVIGQEFLREHNWFEWVPDGRLVGAVGLGEDLKAAASTKDGKLALVYFGNNTHTSINNILEGPAQAHWFYPRDGQTQKIDTFQKGESRDLAPPAKWEDAILVLRLAD from the coding sequence ATGAAAAGAACCATTCAAACCGCTCTTTCGCTCCTTGCCATTTCCCCCTCCCTCCAGCTCTCCGCCGCGGATTGGGAAGAACACGGCAAACTAGAAGTCGTAGAAAACGCCCATCACATCCAACATGAAGATGGCACCCCTTTTCTTTGGGTCGGCGACACCGCCTGGGGCATGTTCCAGCAGCTCACCCGCGAAGAGGTAGACCTTTACCTCGACCACCGCCAAGCCCTCGGCTTCACGGTTATCCAATCCGTAGCTCATTGGTCTCCCCATGGTGGCGGCATCGACCGGAGCCCCGACAACGCTCGCAACGCCTATGGCCACAGCCCCTTCACTGGCACGGAAAGCGAGCCCAACACCGCCGAACCGCTCGTCGTGAAAGGAGGCAGCTCGACCCGACCCAACGACTATTGGGACAACGCCGACTACGTTGTCGAAGCCGTTCGAAAACGGGGTATGTACCTAGCCCTGCTTCCGTGCTGGGCAGCCGAGCTGGTGACTGGGAAAAATGAATACAACATCGAGGAGGCCAAAGCTTACGGGACCTTCCTCGGAAATCGCTACCAAGATGAGCCCAACATTATTTGGGTGCTAGGTGGCGATACCAAGGCCATGCTCAAGGGATTCGACAAAAACCAGAACTACCACGACTACGACAACCGAGCGATCTACCGTTCCATGGCCGAGGGCCTTGCAAAAGGTGTTACCGGCCAAAGCCCCGCTTGGAGCAAAAAGCACCCAGCGTGGGACGAGCTCTTTCTCACGTATCACCCAGATGGAGACTCGCGCTACAACTCTTCCCTTTGGTTCCACCAAGACCCTTGGCTCGATGCCAACGGGGTCGAAGTTTGGAAGGAAGTCGACGAAGTGCACCGCATCATGCTCGACGAATACGAGCGCGTCGATCCCATCAAACCCTCGCTTTTCCTCGAAGGGTCCTACGAATACGGCACCTATCGCCATGAGTGCGGCTGGGTCACGCCCGTACGCATCCGCCGCCAGTTCTACCAAACCTTCTTCGCCGGTGGCGCTGGACACACCTACGGAGCTGGCCCCATCTGGGCGATGCGAGGGTCCGAGGGCGACTATAATTGTGGATACACTTGGCAACAAGCCCTCGACTTCCCCGGAGCTCGCCAAGTCGCGGTGATTGGACAGGAGTTCCTGCGCGAGCACAATTGGTTCGAATGGGTACCTGACGGACGCCTCGTTGGCGCTGTAGGCCTAGGCGAGGACCTAAAAGCCGCCGCCTCCACCAAAGATGGAAAGCTGGCCCTCGTCTACTTTGGCAACAATACCCATACCTCGATCAACAACATCCTGGAAGGCCCAGCCCAGGCCCACTGGTTCTACCCCCGCGACGGACAGACCCAAAAAATCGATACCTTCCAAAAGGGCGAATCACGAGACCTAGCGCCCCCCGCCAAATGGGAGGACGCCATCCTCGTCCTGCGCCTCGCTGACTAA
- a CDS encoding pectate lyase: protein MKTNYIPCIFLFFLSCTLRAESFRDQAVASLHKGVAYFQTLNSHGGYVYHVTPDLSLRWGEGPKDAHTIEVQPPGTPAVGQSFLRAYQVTGDRTALDAAMAAANALIRGQNKHGGWDHTIDFADLSNETVSFDDNQSQSAISFLLAMDAAVDDDSLSKATRRAVDMMIATQLSNGGWPHLYPERGNYHDFATFNDGGINDCVRVMIEAFNHYGDDPEIEKSLRRVARFLVVSQLPPPQPGWAQQYNEFLQPAWARTFEPASLCPAVTIKNVDTLIDLYLCLGDDTLLEPIPDALRWLREIRLENGKWARFVEIGTNKALYYDRGRKRVKSIAELHPERATGYAYEINISSALEAGTARYELALEHGQEGLMQLETAELSGEAAQKRLAALSQSVKKIIEAQESSGAWISRNDRFKATLPKGQRWNGEYTEMDRISSAVFNRNVAVLCEYIELNDRLAR from the coding sequence ATGAAAACGAACTACATCCCCTGTATCTTTTTGTTTTTTCTTTCGTGCACCCTCAGAGCCGAATCGTTCCGTGATCAAGCTGTCGCTTCCTTGCATAAAGGAGTCGCTTACTTTCAGACTCTGAATTCGCATGGTGGATACGTCTATCACGTGACTCCCGACCTCTCGCTGCGTTGGGGAGAGGGGCCGAAGGACGCGCATACCATCGAAGTGCAGCCGCCAGGCACGCCAGCGGTTGGCCAATCGTTTTTACGGGCGTATCAGGTAACTGGCGACAGGACTGCTTTGGATGCCGCCATGGCTGCGGCAAATGCATTGATTCGCGGGCAAAACAAACACGGCGGCTGGGACCATACGATCGACTTTGCCGACTTGAGCAACGAGACGGTCAGCTTCGACGACAATCAAAGCCAGTCCGCTATCAGTTTTCTATTGGCTATGGATGCTGCGGTCGACGATGACTCTCTCTCCAAAGCCACCCGCAGAGCGGTAGACATGATGATTGCGACGCAGTTGAGCAACGGTGGCTGGCCGCATTTGTACCCAGAGAGGGGCAATTATCACGATTTCGCTACTTTCAACGATGGTGGTATCAATGACTGCGTACGGGTGATGATTGAGGCTTTCAACCACTACGGAGATGATCCGGAGATTGAGAAAAGCTTGCGCCGCGTAGCCCGTTTTCTCGTGGTATCGCAATTGCCTCCGCCTCAACCCGGCTGGGCTCAGCAATACAACGAATTCCTACAGCCTGCTTGGGCTCGGACTTTCGAGCCCGCGTCTCTTTGTCCTGCCGTTACGATCAAGAATGTGGATACACTGATCGATCTTTATCTTTGCCTAGGCGACGATACCTTGCTGGAGCCGATTCCGGATGCTTTGCGTTGGCTCAGGGAAATCCGTTTGGAGAACGGAAAATGGGCGCGTTTCGTTGAGATCGGAACCAATAAAGCTCTCTACTACGACCGCGGGCGTAAACGGGTGAAGAGTATCGCGGAGCTACATCCGGAGCGGGCTACCGGATACGCCTACGAGATTAATATATCCTCGGCTTTGGAAGCAGGAACTGCACGGTACGAACTTGCGCTGGAGCATGGGCAAGAAGGCTTGATGCAGCTGGAAACGGCGGAGCTCTCAGGCGAGGCTGCGCAGAAACGCTTGGCGGCCTTGTCTCAATCCGTTAAGAAGATCATCGAAGCGCAGGAATCGTCCGGCGCGTGGATCTCGCGTAACGACCGTTTCAAGGCGACCCTGCCGAAGGGCCAACGTTGGAACGGCGAATACACGGAGATGGATCGAATAAGCAGTGCTGTGTTCAATCGAAATGTCGCCGTGCTTTGCGAGTACATCGAATTGAATGATCGTTTGGCCCGTTAA
- a CDS encoding glycoside hydrolase family 88/105 protein, producing the protein MIHSLAKQIAAASLVATALSAALNAQESKFERVPNYSVPYEYPEVDDIKATLDRVRAYYDSTSSRGIIDRESGEVINDFSTPNKNARVAPGFASEWSYTNGVVLSAFEYIHDVTSDESYLANSSEFFDLVASTFPYFEKNREAFGSDVRGWGRMPNYHALDDCGSITAAMIKTYLKNGNKDYLPIIKNTADYISHKQLRLEDGTLARHRPQYVSIWADDIYMSVPFLANMGKLTGDTSYYDDAIRQILQMAERLYVPEKELFDHGWSITSGDYDPRFFWGRANGWTIMSMVEVLEVVPEGHPGRDEVMHLYRSMVRSLAGLQSGSGFWHNMLDKTDTYLETSCTAMFTFAIAKGINEGWINHVYGPVALTGWNAVNTRILEDGAVDGTCEATTFAHDNTYYYNRGASIHATHGYGPTLYAGAEMIRLLQNEKLKVDKARPGAVNSTYHYKLKSEWPEE; encoded by the coding sequence ATGATCCATTCCCTGGCGAAACAAATCGCGGCCGCTAGCCTCGTCGCGACGGCATTATCCGCCGCCCTAAACGCCCAAGAGAGCAAATTCGAGCGCGTCCCCAACTACTCGGTTCCCTACGAGTATCCAGAGGTTGATGACATCAAAGCGACGCTGGACCGCGTGCGAGCCTACTACGACTCGACCAGCTCCCGTGGTATTATCGACCGCGAGAGCGGAGAGGTGATTAACGATTTTTCCACCCCCAATAAAAACGCTCGGGTTGCGCCCGGATTCGCCAGCGAGTGGTCCTACACCAACGGCGTCGTGCTATCCGCATTTGAGTACATTCACGATGTCACGAGCGACGAATCCTACCTCGCCAACAGCTCCGAATTTTTCGATCTGGTCGCCAGCACCTTTCCCTACTTCGAGAAAAATCGCGAGGCCTTCGGTTCGGATGTCCGAGGCTGGGGCCGCATGCCCAACTACCACGCCCTCGACGACTGCGGATCGATCACCGCGGCGATGATCAAGACGTATTTGAAAAATGGAAACAAGGACTACCTGCCCATCATCAAAAACACCGCTGACTACATTTCGCACAAGCAACTCCGGCTCGAGGACGGCACCCTCGCCCGCCACCGTCCCCAATACGTATCCATTTGGGCTGACGATATCTACATGAGCGTCCCCTTCCTCGCAAACATGGGCAAGCTCACCGGCGACACGAGCTACTACGACGACGCGATTCGCCAGATCCTGCAAATGGCAGAACGACTCTATGTTCCCGAAAAAGAGCTCTTTGACCATGGCTGGAGCATCACCTCTGGCGACTACGATCCGCGCTTCTTCTGGGGGCGTGCCAATGGCTGGACCATCATGTCCATGGTCGAGGTCCTAGAAGTTGTGCCCGAGGGACATCCCGGCCGCGACGAGGTTATGCACCTCTACCGCTCCATGGTTCGCAGCTTGGCTGGACTGCAAAGCGGCAGCGGCTTCTGGCATAACATGCTCGATAAGACGGATACCTACCTCGAGACCTCCTGTACCGCCATGTTCACCTTCGCCATCGCCAAAGGAATCAACGAGGGCTGGATCAACCACGTCTACGGCCCAGTCGCCCTCACCGGTTGGAACGCCGTCAATACCCGCATCCTCGAGGACGGTGCCGTAGACGGTACTTGCGAAGCCACTACCTTCGCTCACGACAACACCTACTACTACAATCGCGGAGCCAGCATCCACGCCACGCACGGTTACGGCCCTACCCTTTACGCAGGAGCCGAAATGATCCGCCTATTGCAAAACGAAAAACTCAAGGTCGACAAAGCTCGCCCAGGCGCGGTCAACAGCACCTACCACTACAAACTCAAAAGCGAATGGCCCGAGGAATAG